The following coding sequences are from one Nicotiana tomentosiformis chromosome 3, ASM39032v3, whole genome shotgun sequence window:
- the LOC104113961 gene encoding uncharacterized protein has translation MPNRVTARAKSFSSQPSLAEKLIDDPVDPKNAQGSVTCVYQSHIGGYWRNVTVIWRKHLMNHSLTISVDSVENGDHQTCKIDLKPWHFWAKKGYKTFEVDGNQLEAYWDLRSAKFSGSPEPYKDFYVALVSEEEVVMLLGDYKKKAYKRTKSRPALVDALLFYKKEHVFGKKSFSTRAKFDKNKKESDIVVESSTSGPRDPEMWISIDGIVLIHIKNLQWKFRGNQTVLVNKQHVQVFWDVHSWLFSSPGSSHGLFIFKPGELELDSDKEGSSAGGDSDCSDHTKYYSTLSHSKASPFCLFLCAWKIE, from the coding sequence ATGCCTAATCGTGTTACGGCAAGGGCAAAATCATTTTCTTCCCAACCATCTTTGGCTGAAAAACTAATAGATGATCCTGTAGATCCGAAAAATGCCCAAGGTAGCGTTACATGTGTTTATCAGTCTCATATTGGAGGATATTGGCGTAACGTGACAGTCATATGGAGAAAGCATTTGATGAATCATTCTCTCACCATATCCGTCGATAGCGTAGAAAACGGTGATCACCAAACTTGCAAAATTGATCTTAAAccttggcatttttgggccaaaaaaggTTACAAAACATTTGAGGTAGATGGAAATCAATTGGAGGCATATTGGGACCTAAGATCAGCAAAATTTTCAGGGAGTCCAGAACCATATAAAGATTTCTACGTTGCCTTAGTTTCAGAGGAAGAAGTTGTCATGTTGTTAGGTGATTACAAGAAAAAAGCTTACAAAAGAACCAAATCAAGACCAGCTCTAGTAGATGCCTTGTTGTTTTACAAAAAAGAACATGTATTTGGGAAGAAAAGTTTCTCAACAAGGGCCAAATTtgacaaaaacaaaaaagaaagtgACATTGTCGTAGAAAGCTCAACTTCAGGGCCAAGAGATCCTGAAATGTGGATAAGTATAGATGGGATTGTTTTGATTCACATAAAGAACTTGCAGTGGAAATTCAGGGGAAATCAGACAGTACTAGTGAACAAGCAGCATGTACAAGTATTTTGGGATGTGCATTCTTGGTTGTTTAGTTCACCTGGTTCTAGCCATGGACTGTTTATTTTCAAGCCAGGGGAACTTGAGTTGGACAGTGACAAAGAGGGAAGTAGCGCCGGAGGCGACAGCGATTGCAGCGACCATACGAAGTATTATTCAACGTTGAGCCACTCTAAAGCCTCACCCTTTTGCCTTTTCTTGTGTGCGTGGAAAATTGAGTGA